A region of the bacterium genome:
GCGGCGCTCGTAAGAGGAGAGCTGGTTCTTTGAGGGGATGCTCATGGTCTTGAGGGCGTCTTGCACGTTCCGGTGGATCGTGCGGGCGATTTCGTCCTTGGTCTGGATGACCTTGGCGATGGTCTCCGTGAAGCGACGGTTGTTGAGAAGCTCGTTGATGGTGGCCGACTTGAGGATCTGGCCGACGATGTCCTTCTTCAACCTCTCTCCCCTCGCAATCGCGTCTTCGATGACTTCCTTAAGCATACGTCCCCCTCGCTGAACAAAAAGAAACATTTTTTGGCTTGAACCCCCTGTTCACTAATGGAAACGCCGGGGCCTGTCAATAGCCTCTCACTCGACTTATTCATTCCGAGGAGGCGTCGGGAATGCTTGACTTGGGTCCTGATTCCGCACAGTTTTGCGTCATGACTCTGAAGATGGAGAGATTGAGGGAGGGGTTGGGAGGCCTCGAAAACGCGCTCGTAGCCTACTCAGGTGGCGTGGACTCGGTCTTCCTTCTCAAGACGGCCCGCGACGTCCTGGGAAAGCGCGTCAAAGCCGTCACCGCGATTTCACCCTCTTACCCGACCTACGAGCGGGAGGAGAGCCGGTCGCTTGCCCGCGAAATGGATGTCGAGCACGTCGAGATCGACACCTGTGAACTCGACCGGCCGGAGTACCGGGCGAACCGGGGCGACCGGTGTTATTTCTGCAAATCCGAACTCTACGAGACCCTGGCGGCCAAGGCCAAGGAGTGGGGATTCCGCTGGATCCTGAACGGGGTCAACGTCGACGACCTGGGAGATTACCGACCGGGTCTCAAGGCGGCCGAGGAATGGAATGTGAGGAGCCCCTTGGTGGAGGCGGGATTGACGAAACCTGAAATTCGCGAGCTCTCAAGGGAGCTCGGATTGAGGACCTGGAACAAACCGGCGCTCGCGTGTCTCTCGTCCCGGTTTCCTCCCGGGACCGAGGTGACGGAAGACAGGCTTCGCCGGATCGACCGAATCGAGACGGCCCTCGTGCGCATGGGGTTCGCGGGAGTCCGGGTTCGCTTTCACGAGCCGATCGCGCGGATCGAGGTCGGGCCGGAGGCCTTCAACCGTTTTCTCGATCCGGAACTGAGGGCGGAGGTCGACCGCCTCTGCCGCGAGAACGGATTTCTTTATTCCGCACTCGACCTCGCCGGTTACAAGACCGGCAGCGTGAATCTGCCGTTGTTCCAAATTACCTGATCCTGTGGCACACTCCTCGTGTGCGCATCGGAATCCCCCGCGAAGTAAAACCCTTCGAGGACCGCGTGGCGATGACCCCGGCGGGCGTCAGGCGTCTTGTGGAGGCGGGCGCGGACGTGTGGATCGAACGCGGCGCGGGACGGAACGCGGGTTTCTCGGACGCCCACTATCAGGCCGCGGGGGGAATCCTGAAAGCGTCGGCCAGGTCCGTGTGGCAGGCGGACCTGGTTCTGAAGGTCAAAGAACCCCAGCCCTCCGAGTTCCGTTTTTTCCGCGAAGGGCTGATCCTTTTCACCTTTCTCCATCTGGCGGCCTTTCCCAGGCTTGAGAGGGAACTCAAGAAGAGGAAGGTGAGGGCGATTCCCTACGAGATGATCCGGGACGAGTCAGGCTCCTTTCCCATTCTCGCCCCCATGAGCGACATCGCCGGATGCCTCGCCGCCCTGATCGGGTCGAACTATTTAAGGAGGGACCTGGGAGGCAAGGGGACCCTCCTCACCGCCATCGGATCGGGAGGGACCGGCCACGTGACGATCCTGGGGGCCGGACACGTCGGCAGGAACGCCCTTCGGGTCGCGCACGGCCTGGGGGCGACCGTGACCGTCTTCGACAAGAATAGGGAGAAGCTGGCCCGTCTCGCGGAGCAGTACGGGGAAAGGTTCCAGCCGATGAGCGATCCGGGGGAGCTTCCGGAGATCCTCAAGCGGACGGACCTCTTGATCGGTGCCGTCCTTGTGGCGGGTCAGGCGGCGCCGACGATCGTCACAAGGAAAATGGTGTCTCTGATGGAAAAGGGATCCGTGATCGTGGACGTGGCGATCGACCAGGGGGGCTGCATCGAGACGATCCGGCCGACGACGATCAAGACGCCGGTCTTCCTCAAGTACGGCGTCCTTCACTACGGTGTGACCAACATGCCGTCGATGG
Encoded here:
- a CDS encoding phasin family protein, with protein sequence MLKEVIEDAIARGERLKKDIVGQILKSATINELLNNRRFTETIAKVIQTKDEIARTIHRNVQDALKTMSIPSKNQLSSYERRINMLEKKIDSMGRNLMKKKLNGGHKRRRAGR
- the larE gene encoding ATP-dependent sacrificial sulfur transferase LarE translates to MLDLGPDSAQFCVMTLKMERLREGLGGLENALVAYSGGVDSVFLLKTARDVLGKRVKAVTAISPSYPTYEREESRSLAREMDVEHVEIDTCELDRPEYRANRGDRCYFCKSELYETLAAKAKEWGFRWILNGVNVDDLGDYRPGLKAAEEWNVRSPLVEAGLTKPEIRELSRELGLRTWNKPALACLSSRFPPGTEVTEDRLRRIDRIETALVRMGFAGVRVRFHEPIARIEVGPEAFNRFLDPELRAEVDRLCRENGFLYSALDLAGYKTGSVNLPLFQIT
- the ald gene encoding alanine dehydrogenase, whose protein sequence is MRIGIPREVKPFEDRVAMTPAGVRRLVEAGADVWIERGAGRNAGFSDAHYQAAGGILKASARSVWQADLVLKVKEPQPSEFRFFREGLILFTFLHLAAFPRLERELKKRKVRAIPYEMIRDESGSFPILAPMSDIAGCLAALIGSNYLRRDLGGKGTLLTAIGSGGTGHVTILGAGHVGRNALRVAHGLGATVTVFDKNREKLARLAEQYGERFQPMSDPGELPEILKRTDLLIGAVLVAGQAAPTIVTRKMVSLMEKGSVIVDVAIDQGGCIETIRPTTIKTPVFLKYGVLHYGVTNMPSMVPRTATEALARATLPHVIEICRSGSFPAF